The sequence ttcagtcttttgGCATGACATGAGAAAAGGGCTGCACTGAGCAAAATGTCTGCCgaagtgaaaaataaagataCAAAGCAATGCAAAACAGATACATCAAGCATAGCCcggagcaggggtgtcaaactatttgccatggagggccaagagtcCACAGGTCTTAACTGCAACCAAATACAACATCAGTCGTTTCTACTGACCACTTCCTATCACCGATTCCATTCAAGTTATAAGAGTGAATAAATCAGTCCTTCTTTAGACATGGTTTGACAGCCCTGCTCTAGCATCTAACTCATTACTTTCCTTTATAAGAGCCTAAAAAAACACTAGCATAATTGCTGGATAATTACAATAACTGAAGATGTGAGAAAGAAAAGTTTCAATCTGTGTCATGTCTTAAACACAAAAGAAATCCATGTCCTGCAAGAGAggcaaaacaacaaccaaaaagaaaggaaacaaagtaaaacactTGCCACAACTTATGACAACAGAGAATAAATCagcaaagagaaataaatgccAAACTCGTATCTCTTTGAAAGGTGTTTGTGAGGGACACAAAGTTGTGTAAATACTCACCGCCGTGGGAATCTGAACCGTGTTTTCACTGAACTTATGTGTCTCCTTCACCATGGTTGCAGGGAAGTATCCGACCATGCCCATCTGGTCCACGTAACGCTCACTGTAAACCTGCCAGCGAAAATAACAAGGCCTTGCTGACACGTTAACATAGACCAAGATCATGTAGACCCTCTGTGTTTAATGCTAAAGAAAAATTCTGCACAAATTCTATGCTTGTTCGTTCCAGATGCAATGAAATAAGATATTAAACAACACATCTTTCTTGATGTACTGTATGGGACAGAAAGGATATTAAGTTCATATTGGTTTAGTACAGTTGCTGTGCATCATTTCACACCATTTGTCATTCATCTGATCTCAAGCATGCACTGGTACAAGTGAATAGCCTGGCCAAGTTTTTATACAACAAATAAGCACCTACACTTCCTGACCAGAAGACTCCAGCACCCTCCTCTGGTATGAGCTTAGAATACACGTAGACCATCTGACCCTTCTTGATATTTATGAATCTGCAATCAGGAGCCACGAAGTCATCTACAGCTGTGGCCAGGGACAGAGCATCTAAACAcgtacagaaaacaaaagaaccaAGGGAAATAATGATGTAAAATCTACCCTTCTTAAAGTAAAATTTACGTAATAGGTGAATTTCACttgcaatatgattttaatCCACAATAGTTCTCTtgactgtgaagcactttgcaaCTTTTTGATAAGTCTTTTGATTGTTATTATAGCTGCAAGGACTGCGTACACTACACAGACAACATCACACTTCGCCTTGAAGGTCTTTTGACTTACATGAGCACTCTGCATCTGCACACAACTTGTTGTCTGCTAGTTTATCCATGAGGACAGCGCTTGAGGTCTGGTACAGTAGTCCCACACCGAGCAGAATCACCAGCAGATAATTCATTCTGGCCCAAACAATAGAAACTTTGAGAGTCGTTTATGTGTATTGGTGTAGAAGCTATGTGTGAAGGAATTTAAGGCTGTAAAATTCCCACACGTTTCTCTCAGCCAAGACAGAATGGGCAGAGCCCCTACATCACAGGCTCTCTGGCCAATCAGCGTTGAGTTTCTGCTATGCCACACTCTGAACCTAGTCATTTCCCACAGGCGACTTGGCTGCATTTTCTcaactctctgtctctttgcagTAACAAACAGTCCTAGATTATTATGTTAACTGGATAACCTGGTCattgtgggagaaaaaaaaaatggatttgaccCTCACATCTTAAAATACAGCATGCATTCCTTCATCTTGTGCACACTAATGACATACTACACCAGTAGAGTCTTGGACCTGAACTCCTTAACTTTTAATGAAACTGATAatattgattattttaaaacaagTCATGACATTTGCAGTTTAAACATATAAACGGTTACAAACGGTTGACTCAAAATTGCAAATCTGCTGATAATACAGTCTGCACACAACCACTCAACAATAACATGTAGTGTAATGCagatattctgttttttaatctttagGAGCCCATCCAAAATTATACAAATCATGATGTAAATAgatttttgttgtctgtctACACATCTGGGGAGataacagagaggagagggaaaaccCTGATCTAAGGTCACATGAGCAAAAGGTTATTAGTCATTCTTTTCTAATGGCATCTTAGAGTGAATCAGGAATTGGTGACATTAAATTAATCTTAATTTTGCTTAACACCAGGGCCCCTGGGCGCTCATGGATCCCAAGTTAGACTCCTGCTTAAAAAAGACATGTGATGTCTGTAGATGAACACCTGGTGGCACTATTGTTTACTAGCTGTGGTCTGCCACCATCAAGAGCCTGTTTCACCACATCCACATGAGCTATCCTTTTAATAATGTCAAACAAATGTACTGAAATTAGACAAATTATTTTAACAGAAATGTTCTTGCTTTGTCTGTTTAGGACTTAATATATTACTTATATAGAGGTTAGCCCTATTTTAGTTATCTCTGCTTTACTTATGGGAGAAAGTTATTCATGTTCACAAATTTTGGAGGAAAGTTCACTCCCATataacacataataataagCTATGTGAAGAAATATGGCCTAACTTTATTAGAGAATTCCAACTACAGTCAGTTTACCGACCTTGATTATTATGTGTGAAATAATTTACCAACCTTTTTAAGTTGTTGTTAACCCTCACAGTATATGGCATAGTATCTGTAGGGTCAAACTTATTTAATACATCGTCCTTAGTGTGGTGAAGAAtggatcaacacacacatactactaTATGTATTACTATATacattactatatatatattactatatatattttacaatatgtattactttttttttttttttttttttgaaaaatgtaccACCATATCAAAgcacaaatgaaacaataaatacGCAAAGTTAACTTACAAGTCAACTTTAATTACACTTCCTAAGAGTTTGTTACATCACCTGTAAACAACTAGTGTCTAAAGTCTGTGGGTGTACCCAATGCAATCATATTTCCTTATTCGTCTGATGTAAAAGGCAGCAaactggtgtttgtgtttggtttatTTAATTGTATGGCTACATGGGTGGAGTTTTCGGCTCCAGACCATGCGGTGTTGCATGGACGAGCAGAAGCACCTTTCGCTCGGGCGGCGCTGTGTAAAAATCACGCGCACCCCTTGACATTTGGCGTTCTGACGTAACCCCACTGTAAAGTCTAATTTAAACGAGCCACggctggtgttgttgttgtccgGGGCTGAGGAGGGGGGCtggtgctttgtttttgtttttttttctccctcaccgCTTAAGCTACCACTAACAGGCTAAATACATCTAAACATAAACGCCTGCATGTCTTGGCCGAGTTGTAATTTATTAGTTT is a genomic window of Myripristis murdjan chromosome 15, fMyrMur1.1, whole genome shotgun sequence containing:
- the LOC115372629 gene encoding otoraplin encodes the protein MNYLLVILLGVGLLYQTSSAVLMDKLADNKLCADAECSYALSLATAVDDFVAPDCRFINIKKGQMVYVYSKLIPEEGAGVFWSGSVYSERYVDQMGMVGYFPATMVKETHKFSENTVQIPTADMDFFCV